In one window of Duganella dendranthematis DNA:
- a CDS encoding LysR substrate-binding domain-containing protein codes for MKNQTGLKIVPVTGPIRADNGDILRIAAVRGTGIIFQPHFIVADDLAAGRLLHILPEWESPEFGIFAVYPSRKHVSAKVRTFVDFLNNSLAAVSPIISIA; via the coding sequence ATGAAAAACCAAACGGGCTTAAAGATTGTGCCCGTAACCGGGCCAATTCGTGCGGACAATGGCGATATTCTTCGAATTGCGGCTGTCAGAGGAACAGGAATAATTTTTCAGCCACATTTTATCGTTGCAGATGATCTAGCGGCCGGAAGACTCTTACATATCCTTCCTGAATGGGAGTCTCCAGAGTTTGGCATTTTCGCTGTTTATCCTAGTCGGAAACACGTCTCAGCTAAAGTTCGAACCTTCGTCGACTTCCTGAATAATTCACTGGCGGCAGTTTCTCCAATTATCAGCATAGCTTAA
- a CDS encoding YfhL family 4Fe-4S dicluster ferredoxin produces MALMITDDCINCDVCEPECPNDAIYMGAEIYEINPDKCTECVGHFDEPQCQQVCPVSCIPFNPDVRETKDQLFAKFELLQIAKA; encoded by the coding sequence ATGGCGTTAATGATCACCGACGACTGTATTAATTGCGACGTATGCGAGCCCGAGTGCCCGAACGACGCCATTTACATGGGTGCGGAAATTTACGAAATCAATCCGGATAAATGCACCGAATGCGTCGGCCACTTCGATGAGCCGCAATGTCAGCAGGTGTGCCCGGTCAGCTGCATCCCGTTCAATCCGGACGTGCGCGAAACCAAGGACCAGCTGTTCGCCAAGTTCGAACTGCTGCAGATCGCCAAGGCCTGA
- a CDS encoding sigma-70 family RNA polymerase sigma factor: MYADHHRWLLGWLRRQANGADYAADLAQETFVRILCQPEHCCAAMREPRAYLATVAQRLLINYAERQSLERAYLEVLVQLPPCQAPSPEERLLILESLHEIDRMLDGLPPKTREAFLLSQLEGLGYSDIGQRLGVTVRTVKRYMAAAFMQCLMAAA; this comes from the coding sequence TTGTACGCAGACCATCACCGCTGGCTGCTCGGCTGGCTGCGCCGCCAGGCCAACGGCGCCGATTACGCTGCCGACCTGGCGCAGGAAACCTTTGTTCGCATCCTGTGCCAGCCCGAGCACTGCTGCGCCGCCATGCGCGAACCGCGCGCCTATCTTGCCACGGTGGCGCAGCGCCTGCTGATCAACTACGCCGAGCGGCAGTCGCTGGAACGCGCCTATCTCGAAGTGCTGGTCCAGCTGCCGCCCTGCCAGGCGCCGTCACCGGAAGAACGGCTGCTGATCCTCGAATCCCTGCACGAAATCGACCGCATGCTGGACGGCCTGCCGCCCAAGACGCGCGAAGCCTTCCTGCTGTCGCAACTGGAAGGGCTGGGCTACAGCGACATCGGCCAGCGCCTCGGCGTCACCGTGCGCACCGTCAAGCGCTACATGGCGGCGGCCTTCATGCAATGCCTGATGGCGGCCGCATAA
- a CDS encoding Lrp/AsnC family transcriptional regulator, producing MIDEIDRRILNALQVDASQTNAELAAAVHVSPPTCLRRVKQLRESGVIQRQVAIVAPEKVGPSLTALVEISLDIQAAERMTEFEALVAGEAAVLQCYRVAPGPDFVLVIQVADMPAYNALAHRLFASHANVRNVKAYFSTFRSKFETRVAL from the coding sequence ATGATAGATGAAATAGATCGTCGCATTCTGAATGCGCTGCAAGTTGATGCTTCTCAAACCAATGCCGAATTGGCGGCCGCCGTGCACGTCTCGCCACCGACTTGCTTGCGGCGGGTCAAGCAATTGCGCGAATCGGGCGTGATCCAGCGCCAGGTGGCGATCGTGGCGCCGGAAAAGGTCGGCCCCAGCCTGACGGCGCTTGTGGAAATCTCGCTAGATATCCAGGCCGCCGAGCGCATGACCGAGTTCGAGGCGCTGGTAGCTGGCGAGGCGGCCGTGCTGCAATGCTATCGCGTGGCGCCAGGGCCGGATTTTGTGCTGGTGATCCAGGTGGCGGATATGCCGGCGTACAACGCGCTGGCACACCGCCTGTTCGCAAGCCACGCCAATGTGCGGAATGTGAAGGCGTATTTCTCCACTTTCCGCAGCAAATTCGAGACCCGCGTTGCCCTGTGA
- the coaD gene encoding pantetheine-phosphate adenylyltransferase translates to MVVAVYPGTFDPLTRGHEDLVRRASGLFDTLVVGVADSKNKKPFFSLDERLEIANEVLGHYPNVRVESFSGLLKDFVRDHDARVIVRGLRAVSDFEYEFQMAGMNRYLLPDVETMFLTPSDQYQFISGTIVREIAMLGGDVSKFVFPSVDRWLKKKIAANPTDQAT, encoded by the coding sequence ATGGTAGTAGCTGTTTATCCAGGAACTTTCGATCCGCTGACCCGTGGTCACGAAGATCTGGTGCGTCGCGCATCCGGTCTGTTCGACACGCTGGTGGTTGGCGTGGCCGACAGTAAGAACAAGAAGCCTTTCTTCTCGCTGGATGAACGCCTGGAAATTGCCAATGAGGTGCTGGGCCATTATCCCAACGTGCGGGTGGAGAGTTTCTCCGGCCTGCTGAAGGACTTCGTGCGCGACCACGATGCCCGCGTCATTGTCCGCGGCCTGCGCGCAGTCTCCGACTTTGAGTACGAGTTCCAAATGGCGGGCATGAACCGCTACCTGCTGCCGGACGTCGAGACCATGTTCCTGACGCCGTCCGACCAGTATCAATTCATCTCCGGCACCATCGTGCGTGAAATCGCCATGCTGGGCGGGGATGTCTCCAAGTTTGTATTCCCATCGGTGGACCGTTGGCTGAAGAAGAAGATCGCCGCCAACCCCACCGACCAGGCAACGTAA
- the glmU gene encoding bifunctional UDP-N-acetylglucosamine diphosphorylase/glucosamine-1-phosphate N-acetyltransferase GlmU, translating into MNVVILAAGMGKRMQSALPKVLHPLAGKPLLQHVLDTARSLSASRLCVIYGHGGAAVQALLAKQPEQISTALQEQQLGTGHAVIQALPELDDKVPTLILYGDVPLTTTASLQALVSAAGNDKLGILTVEQADPTGLGRIVRVDGHIVRIVEQKDANEAERAIKEINSGIMVAPTPLLKKWLGAIKNDNAQGEYYLTDIVALAVADGVPVVSAQPSAQWEVAGVNSKVQLAELERIHQRNIANRLLEQGVTLMDPSRIDVRGELICGRDVTIDVGCVFEGKVELGDGVHIAAHSVLVNARILAGAQIKPFCHIEEAVVGEASLIGPYARLRPGTVLAEDVHVGNFVEIKNGQVAAHSKANHLAYIGDATIGSRVNIGAGVITCNYDGANKFRTVIEDDCFIGSDSQLVAPVTVGKGATLGAGTTLTKDAPAGKLTVSRPRQVTIENWTRPVKIKK; encoded by the coding sequence ATGAACGTCGTAATCCTCGCCGCCGGCATGGGCAAGCGCATGCAATCTGCGCTGCCGAAAGTTTTGCATCCTCTGGCGGGCAAGCCGCTGCTGCAGCACGTGTTGGATACGGCACGCAGCCTGTCCGCCAGCAGATTATGCGTGATCTACGGGCATGGCGGCGCAGCCGTGCAGGCGCTGCTCGCAAAGCAGCCGGAGCAGATTTCCACTGCGCTGCAGGAACAGCAACTGGGCACCGGCCACGCCGTGATCCAGGCGCTGCCGGAACTGGACGACAAGGTCCCGACCCTGATCCTATATGGCGACGTGCCGCTGACGACCACCGCTTCGCTGCAGGCACTGGTGAGCGCCGCCGGTAACGACAAGCTTGGTATTCTGACGGTTGAACAAGCTGATCCTACAGGGTTGGGCAGAATCGTCCGTGTGGACGGGCACATAGTGCGCATCGTCGAGCAAAAAGATGCCAACGAGGCCGAACGTGCCATCAAAGAGATCAACAGCGGCATTATGGTCGCGCCTACCCCGCTGCTGAAGAAGTGGCTGGGCGCGATCAAGAACGACAACGCCCAGGGCGAGTATTACCTGACCGACATCGTCGCGCTGGCCGTGGCGGACGGCGTGCCGGTGGTGTCTGCCCAGCCGTCTGCCCAGTGGGAAGTTGCCGGCGTCAACAGCAAGGTCCAGCTGGCCGAGCTGGAACGCATCCACCAGCGCAACATCGCCAACCGCCTGCTGGAACAGGGCGTGACGCTGATGGACCCGTCGCGCATCGATGTGCGCGGCGAACTGATCTGCGGCCGCGACGTCACCATCGATGTCGGCTGCGTGTTCGAAGGCAAGGTTGAACTGGGCGACGGCGTGCACATCGCCGCCCACAGCGTGCTGGTCAACGCCCGCATCCTGGCCGGCGCGCAGATCAAGCCGTTCTGCCACATCGAGGAAGCGGTGGTCGGCGAAGCCTCGCTGATCGGTCCGTATGCGCGTCTGCGCCCCGGCACCGTGCTGGCCGAGGATGTACATGTGGGTAACTTTGTCGAAATCAAAAACGGCCAGGTCGCCGCGCACAGCAAGGCCAACCACCTGGCCTACATCGGCGACGCCACTATTGGCTCGCGTGTCAACATCGGTGCCGGCGTCATCACCTGCAATTACGACGGCGCCAACAAATTCCGCACCGTTATCGAAGACGACTGCTTCATCGGCAGCGACAGCCAGCTGGTGGCCCCGGTCACCGTCGGCAAAGGCGCGACGCTTGGCGCCGGCACCACGCTGACCAAGGATGCGCCGGCCGGCAAGCTGACCGTTTCGCGTCCGCGCCAGGTCACCATCGAAAACTGGACCCGTCCGGTCAAGATCAAAAAATAA
- the glmS gene encoding glutamine--fructose-6-phosphate transaminase (isomerizing), with protein sequence MCGIVGAVAQRNITPILLEGLKRLEYRGYDSCGVALHVDGQLQRSRSTSRVTDLEQQIEEAHLKGFTGIAHTRWATHGAPASHNAHPHFSPSADLARIALVHNGIIENHDELRAELTALGYVFQSQTDTEVIAHLVDHMYNGDLFDTVQQAVKRLTGAYAIAVFHREEPHRVVAARQGSPLIVGVGQGENFVASDAMALAGTTDQIIYLEEGDVVDLQLGRVWIVDSNGKPAQRDVKTVQAHTGAAELGPYRHYMQKEIFEQPRVIGDTLEGVTGIMPELFGDGAYNVFKQIDRVLILACGTSYYSGLTAKYWIESVAKIPVNVEIASEYRYRDSVPHPNTLVVTISQSGETADTLAALKHARSLGMEHTLTICNVATSAMVRECKLAYITRAGVEVGVASTKAFTTQLAGLFLLTLALAQINGRLTDAEEAEHLKSMRHLPLAIASVLALEPQIIAWAEDFARKENALFLGRGMHYPIALEGALKLKEISYIHAEAYPAGELKHGPLALVTEEMPVVTVAPNDALIEKLKSNMQEVRARGGQLYVFADVDSRITSGEGVHVIRLPEHYGLLSPILHVVSLQLLAYHTAVARGTDVDKPRNLAKSVTVE encoded by the coding sequence ATGTGCGGCATCGTCGGCGCGGTAGCGCAACGCAATATCACTCCCATCCTGCTGGAAGGCCTGAAGCGCCTGGAATACCGTGGTTACGATTCCTGCGGCGTCGCCCTGCACGTGGATGGCCAGTTGCAACGTTCGCGCAGCACCTCGCGCGTGACCGACCTCGAACAGCAAATTGAGGAGGCGCACCTGAAAGGCTTCACCGGCATCGCCCACACCCGCTGGGCCACGCACGGTGCGCCGGCCTCGCACAACGCCCACCCCCACTTCTCGCCGTCGGCCGACCTGGCGCGCATCGCCCTGGTCCACAACGGCATTATTGAAAACCACGACGAACTGCGCGCCGAACTGACCGCGCTCGGCTACGTGTTCCAGAGCCAGACCGACACCGAAGTCATCGCCCACCTGGTCGACCACATGTACAACGGCGACCTGTTCGACACCGTGCAGCAAGCCGTCAAGCGCCTGACCGGCGCCTATGCGATCGCCGTCTTCCACCGCGAGGAACCGCACCGCGTGGTGGCCGCGCGCCAGGGCTCGCCGCTGATCGTCGGCGTCGGGCAGGGCGAAAACTTCGTCGCGTCGGACGCCATGGCGCTGGCCGGCACCACCGACCAGATCATCTACCTGGAAGAAGGCGACGTGGTCGACCTGCAACTGGGCCGGGTGTGGATCGTCGACAGCAACGGCAAGCCGGCGCAGCGCGACGTCAAAACCGTGCAGGCGCACACCGGCGCGGCCGAGCTGGGCCCGTACCGCCACTACATGCAGAAAGAAATCTTCGAGCAGCCGCGCGTCATCGGCGACACGCTGGAAGGCGTCACCGGCATCATGCCCGAGCTGTTTGGCGACGGCGCCTACAACGTCTTCAAGCAGATCGACCGCGTGCTGATCCTGGCCTGCGGCACCAGCTACTACTCGGGCCTGACCGCCAAATACTGGATCGAATCGGTGGCCAAGATTCCGGTCAACGTCGAAATCGCGTCCGAATACCGCTACCGCGACAGCGTGCCGCATCCGAACACGCTGGTCGTGACTATCTCGCAGAGCGGCGAAACCGCCGACACGCTGGCCGCGCTCAAGCACGCGCGCAGCCTCGGCATGGAACACACGCTGACCATCTGCAACGTCGCCACCAGCGCCATGGTGCGCGAATGCAAACTGGCCTACATCACCCGCGCCGGCGTTGAAGTGGGCGTGGCTTCGACCAAAGCCTTCACCACCCAGCTGGCCGGGCTGTTCCTGCTGACGCTGGCGCTGGCGCAAATCAACGGCCGCCTGACCGACGCCGAAGAAGCCGAACACCTGAAATCGATGCGGCACCTGCCGCTGGCGATCGCCTCGGTGCTGGCGCTTGAACCCCAGATCATCGCCTGGGCCGAAGACTTCGCGCGCAAGGAAAACGCCCTGTTCCTCGGCCGCGGCATGCACTACCCGATCGCGCTGGAAGGCGCGCTCAAGCTGAAAGAGATTTCCTACATTCACGCCGAAGCCTATCCGGCAGGTGAATTGAAGCACGGCCCACTGGCGCTGGTGACGGAAGAGATGCCGGTGGTGACGGTGGCGCCGAACGACGCGCTGATCGAGAAGCTCAAGTCGAATATGCAGGAAGTGCGCGCGCGCGGCGGCCAGCTGTACGTGTTCGCCGACGTCGACTCGCGCATCACGTCGGGCGAAGGCGTGCACGTGATCCGACTGCCGGAACACTACGGCCTGCTGTCGCCGATCCTGCACGTGGTGTCACTGCAGCTGCTGGCCTATCACACGGCGGTGGCACGCGGCACTGACGTCGATAAGCCGCGCAATCTGGCCAAGTCTGTAACGGTGGAATAA
- a CDS encoding DUF6279 family lipoprotein yields the protein MPLPARRTFYSLFLIALMAVLAGCSSLRLAYNNGDTLLYWWIDGYVDLTSEQKGAVKEDIDKLFHWHRKTQLNDYAQLLQTAQRQLAAGATQADLQTDFDDIKKRTESLLLKATPELAELARSLQPDQIATLERKFAANNADFRKKNMRGDREAQQRFRYKKSMEQFELWFGSFSSEQEAAIRKASDARPLNNEIWLDERTRRQNNILAAVRKVQSEKLSQEATQTLIQGLIKDGFQRLETSDRKAFFDSYEAANLQLVLTVINIATPAQKAHAQRRMQGWIDDFRTLAADQR from the coding sequence ATGCCCCTGCCAGCCCGCCGGACCTTCTACAGCCTGTTCCTGATCGCGCTCATGGCCGTGCTGGCCGGCTGCAGTTCGCTGCGGCTGGCCTATAACAATGGCGACACGCTGCTGTACTGGTGGATCGACGGCTATGTCGACCTGACCTCGGAGCAGAAGGGCGCGGTCAAGGAAGATATCGACAAGCTGTTCCACTGGCATCGCAAGACCCAGCTGAACGATTACGCCCAGCTGCTGCAAACCGCACAGCGCCAGTTGGCCGCCGGCGCCACCCAGGCCGACTTGCAAACCGATTTCGACGACATCAAGAAACGCACCGAGTCTCTGCTGCTGAAGGCGACCCCGGAACTGGCCGAGCTGGCGCGTTCGCTGCAACCAGACCAGATCGCCACGCTGGAGCGCAAGTTTGCCGCCAACAACGCCGACTTCCGCAAGAAAAACATGCGCGGCGACCGCGAGGCGCAACAGCGCTTCCGCTACAAGAAATCGATGGAGCAATTCGAGCTATGGTTCGGCAGCTTTAGCTCCGAGCAGGAAGCGGCGATCCGCAAGGCATCCGATGCGCGTCCACTCAACAATGAGATCTGGCTGGATGAACGCACCCGCCGTCAAAACAACATCCTGGCGGCGGTGCGCAAGGTGCAGAGCGAGAAGCTGAGCCAGGAAGCCACGCAGACGCTGATCCAGGGCTTGATCAAGGACGGCTTCCAGCGGCTGGAAACCTCCGACCGCAAAGCCTTCTTCGACAGCTATGAGGCGGCCAACCTGCAACTGGTGCTGACGGTGATTAACATTGCGACGCCGGCGCAAAAAGCCCACGCGCAGCGCCGCATGCAGGGCTGGATCGACGACTTCCGGACCTTGGCGGCGGATCAGCGCTAG
- a CDS encoding chalcone isomerase family protein: MNRRTILHTLMAVAIAAALPSFAFAAVDVAGVKFDDTVTVGGQQLKLNGAGLRTKVIFKVYAAGLYLTDKKSTVPDVLAVPGPRRVAITMLREVSSEEFGKAFTDGLNANTGKDERNKILPQIMKFGEVFAQTPVLKKGDQLSLDWTPNDGTQCYLNGKKIGELMPDLAFYNAVLRIWLGDKPVDSSLKPALLGEK, encoded by the coding sequence ATGAACCGTAGAACCATTCTGCATACCCTGATGGCCGTCGCGATCGCTGCGGCGCTGCCTTCCTTCGCTTTTGCCGCCGTCGATGTGGCTGGCGTCAAGTTCGACGATACCGTTACCGTGGGCGGCCAGCAGCTCAAGCTGAACGGCGCCGGCCTGCGTACCAAGGTCATCTTCAAAGTCTATGCGGCCGGTTTATACCTGACGGACAAGAAATCGACCGTACCGGACGTGCTGGCGGTACCGGGTCCGCGCCGCGTGGCCATCACCATGCTGCGCGAAGTCAGCTCGGAAGAGTTCGGCAAGGCCTTCACGGACGGCCTCAACGCCAATACCGGCAAGGACGAGCGCAACAAGATCCTGCCGCAAATCATGAAGTTTGGTGAAGTGTTCGCGCAGACGCCGGTGTTGAAGAAGGGCGACCAGCTGTCGCTGGACTGGACCCCGAACGACGGCACCCAGTGCTATTTGAATGGCAAGAAAATCGGGGAATTGATGCCGGACCTGGCGTTCTATAACGCCGTGCTGCGTATCTGGCTGGGTGATAAGCCGGTGGACAGTTCGTTGAAACCGGCGCTGCTCGGCGAAAAGTAA
- the rsmD gene encoding 16S rRNA (guanine(966)-N(2))-methyltransferase RsmD: MPKKPSSKPAKPAKVPVHGPQHANQVRIIGGQWKRTPLPVLSALGLRPTPDRVRETAFNWINHQRDANWANAQVLDLFAGSGALGFEAASRGAQSVTMIDSNAQVTRQLEEIKLKLKAENVQIMRGDALSVAQSAAARGQRYDLIFLDPPYQQSLLEKTLPLCSKLLKEGGLVYAESGLALEFAEGEAPEWLADWEIIRADKAGMVFYHLLKYKS, encoded by the coding sequence ATGCCAAAGAAGCCCTCCAGCAAGCCCGCCAAACCAGCCAAGGTGCCGGTCCACGGTCCGCAACACGCCAACCAGGTGCGCATTATCGGTGGCCAGTGGAAACGCACGCCGTTGCCAGTGCTCAGCGCGCTGGGCCTGCGGCCGACGCCTGACCGCGTGCGCGAAACCGCGTTCAACTGGATCAACCACCAGCGCGACGCCAACTGGGCCAATGCGCAGGTGCTGGACCTGTTCGCCGGCAGCGGCGCTTTGGGCTTTGAAGCGGCCAGCCGTGGCGCGCAGTCGGTGACCATGATCGACAGTAACGCGCAAGTCACGCGCCAGCTGGAAGAAATCAAACTGAAGCTGAAGGCCGAGAATGTCCAGATCATGCGCGGCGACGCGCTGTCGGTGGCGCAATCGGCCGCCGCGCGCGGCCAGCGCTACGACCTGATCTTCCTCGATCCGCCATATCAGCAGAGCTTGCTGGAAAAAACCCTGCCGCTGTGCAGCAAACTGCTCAAAGAGGGCGGCCTGGTGTATGCCGAGTCCGGGCTTGCGCTGGAGTTCGCCGAAGGCGAGGCGCCGGAATGGCTGGCGGACTGGGAAATCATTCGGGCTGACAAAGCGGGAATGGTGTTCTATCATTTATTAAAATACAAATCCTGA
- a CDS encoding VOC family protein, which translates to MTSARRAIECAVIQCGKNRPGVVQGGRNFGHLAFEVSDIYQACQRMAEHGVVINRPPRDGYMAFVRSPDNISIELLQAGSPLTPQEPWASMPNIGTW; encoded by the coding sequence TTGACCAGCGCCCGCAGAGCCATAGAATGCGCCGTTATTCAGTGCGGGAAGAATCGACCCGGTGTAGTTCAGGGAGGGCGCAATTTTGGCCACCTGGCATTCGAAGTATCCGATATTTATCAGGCCTGCCAACGAATGGCAGAGCACGGCGTCGTGATCAACCGACCGCCACGCGATGGCTACATGGCATTTGTGCGCTCGCCTGACAATATTTCGATTGAATTGCTGCAAGCAGGCTCGCCACTTACGCCCCAAGAGCCATGGGCTTCAATGCCAAACATCGGTACTTGGTAA
- a CDS encoding TonB-dependent siderophore receptor produces MNHKLHITALALALGAAYPALAAEEEPITKVEVKGQNSSDDSYAAGSAHTSTRMEMSIRDTPQSVSVISRALMDDFGINRLDEALGLTTGVMIGQQDSERTSFYARGFSITNIQVDGMPMGSNSPLSDTILYDRIEVVRGATGLMGGTGDPSAAVNMVRKRPGRILQGSASVILRRWDDQRAEVDLSSPLSPDGKVRGRVALAHEDRDSYIDLYHERKTVGMAIVEADLTPGTLLTAGIDFQRNTPTGATWGAVPYWNADGTLANMPRNFTLTTPWSTWANKQQTAFASLDQRFGAGWKLHLGYARTDSRNNTTVAYGGSGHPNIVTGGGMSLWSGVWGEGKAINDNYDLYATGPFTLLGRQHTLIAGWNGGKQVSSSQGGTASVLYPAAIPDYRSWTGNIPKPTFTPDGSHTETETKLGGAYIAGRFSLTEPLTLIAGARLSNYRTEDSAFDTSGNFTGSSNLQETRNETTPYAGLVYDLNHQLSLYASYTSLFNPQTRKDKNNHLLAPETGTNSEIGIKGEFFDKRLNASAAVFRTLKKNLALLDRSVPSGFLLPDGSMAYVADGDGLTARGVEFDLSGQLSANWNLSGGYTYLDVATADGQRGEPTQPRHLLRLSSAYKLDSVLPGLKVGGSVQAQSAIWSESWYGRPQAPAGAPLARLTQGGYALLSVMAGYDINRNLHAQLNISNLTDKKYYRNIGFYDGVFWGEPRNISLSLTAKF; encoded by the coding sequence ATGAATCACAAGTTGCACATCACCGCACTGGCATTGGCGCTGGGCGCCGCCTACCCTGCACTGGCCGCTGAAGAAGAGCCGATCACCAAAGTCGAGGTCAAAGGCCAGAACAGCAGCGATGATTCCTACGCGGCCGGCTCGGCCCACACCTCCACCCGCATGGAAATGTCGATCCGCGACACGCCGCAATCGGTCAGCGTGATCAGCCGTGCGCTGATGGACGACTTCGGCATCAATCGCCTGGACGAAGCGCTGGGCCTGACCACCGGCGTCATGATCGGCCAGCAGGATAGCGAACGCACCAGCTTCTACGCGCGCGGCTTCAGCATCACCAACATCCAGGTGGACGGCATGCCGATGGGCTCCAATTCGCCACTGTCGGATACCATCCTCTACGACCGCATCGAAGTGGTGCGCGGCGCCACCGGCCTGATGGGCGGCACCGGCGACCCTTCGGCCGCCGTCAACATGGTGCGCAAGCGCCCCGGCCGCATCCTGCAAGGCAGCGCCAGCGTCATCCTGCGCCGCTGGGACGACCAACGCGCCGAGGTCGACTTGAGTTCGCCGCTGAGCCCGGACGGCAAGGTACGCGGCCGCGTCGCCCTCGCCCATGAAGACCGCGATTCCTACATCGACCTGTACCACGAGCGCAAAACCGTCGGCATGGCGATTGTCGAAGCCGATTTGACGCCGGGCACGCTACTGACCGCCGGCATCGACTTCCAGCGCAACACGCCGACCGGCGCCACCTGGGGCGCCGTGCCCTACTGGAACGCCGACGGCACGCTGGCCAATATGCCACGCAACTTCACGCTGACCACGCCATGGAGCACCTGGGCCAACAAGCAGCAAACCGCCTTCGCCTCGCTCGACCAGCGCTTCGGCGCCGGCTGGAAGCTGCACCTGGGCTACGCCCGCACCGACAGTCGCAACAACACCACCGTGGCCTATGGCGGCTCCGGCCACCCCAACATCGTCACCGGCGGCGGCATGAGCTTGTGGAGCGGCGTCTGGGGCGAAGGCAAGGCCATCAACGACAACTACGACCTGTACGCCACCGGCCCGTTTACGCTGCTGGGCCGCCAGCACACGCTGATCGCCGGCTGGAACGGCGGCAAGCAGGTCAGCAGCAGCCAGGGCGGCACCGCCAGCGTCCTGTACCCGGCCGCGATTCCCGACTACCGCAGCTGGACCGGCAACATCCCCAAGCCGACCTTCACGCCGGACGGCTCGCACACCGAGACCGAAACCAAACTGGGCGGCGCCTACATCGCCGGCCGCTTCAGCCTGACTGAGCCGCTGACTTTGATCGCCGGCGCGCGCCTGAGCAACTACCGCACCGAGGACTCGGCCTTCGACACCAGCGGCAACTTCACCGGCAGCAGCAACCTGCAAGAGACCAGGAACGAAACCACGCCGTATGCCGGCCTGGTCTACGACCTGAATCACCAGTTGTCGCTGTACGCCAGCTACACCTCGCTGTTCAATCCGCAAACGCGCAAGGACAAGAACAACCACCTGCTGGCGCCGGAAACCGGTACCAACAGCGAAATCGGCATCAAGGGAGAATTCTTCGACAAGCGCCTGAACGCCTCGGCCGCCGTGTTCCGCACGCTGAAGAAGAACCTGGCGCTGCTGGACCGCAGCGTGCCGAGCGGCTTCCTGCTGCCGGACGGCAGCATGGCCTACGTGGCCGATGGCGACGGCCTGACCGCGCGCGGCGTCGAGTTCGACCTGTCCGGCCAGCTGTCGGCCAACTGGAACCTGAGCGGCGGCTACACCTACCTGGACGTGGCCACGGCCGATGGCCAGCGCGGCGAGCCGACCCAGCCGCGTCACCTGCTGCGCCTGTCCAGCGCCTACAAACTGGACAGCGTGCTGCCGGGCCTGAAAGTGGGCGGCAGCGTGCAGGCGCAAAGTGCGATCTGGAGCGAATCCTGGTACGGCCGTCCGCAAGCGCCGGCCGGTGCACCGCTGGCGCGCCTGACCCAGGGCGGCTACGCGCTGCTGAGCGTGATGGCGGGCTACGACATCAACCGCAATCTGCACGCCCAGCTAAACATCAGCAACCTGACCGACAAAAAGTACTACCGCAACATCGGCTTCTACGACGGCGTATTCTGGGGAGAACCGCGCAACATCAGCCTTTCGTTGACGGCGAAGTTCTGA